From the Ruania alkalisoli genome, one window contains:
- a CDS encoding family 1 glycosylhydrolase translates to MTWYQDGRLHFGVGVEDTFVPQTRPGERALDEYELTEHYDQWHADLGLASEAGAEFMRWGIPWYRINPAPGQWDWSWLDPVMARFAELGIRPMVDLLHYGTPQWLEGEFAHPDYPKRVAEYSVAVAERYADTVTDYTPVNEPMIHARFCGELAYWPPYLSGEEGLTRMVAALADGFARTQHGIAEVLGDRATFVHVDATSRFSGDVDGEHADKVRFLREQSYVVEDLVTGRVRDGHPMLEHLLAHGFSPDLLDRLAGAPVLPDVMGVNYYPRHSTTLVQDGVWHAGGFVDPAPQIDEGMLGLEDVLRTYADRYGVPVALTETCVTASVGERVAWLDDSVALVHRMREEGVPIVGYTWWPLFDMYEWTYRHADTPREASLLTMGLWDLVESEQGLLRRRNPVADAFARHAAADRAVAPS, encoded by the coding sequence ATGACCTGGTACCAGGACGGCCGACTGCACTTCGGCGTCGGCGTCGAAGACACCTTCGTCCCGCAGACCCGTCCGGGCGAACGCGCCCTGGACGAATACGAGCTCACCGAGCATTACGACCAGTGGCACGCCGACCTCGGCCTTGCCTCCGAGGCAGGCGCGGAGTTCATGCGCTGGGGGATCCCGTGGTACCGGATCAACCCGGCGCCGGGGCAGTGGGACTGGTCCTGGCTGGATCCGGTGATGGCGCGGTTCGCCGAGCTGGGGATCAGGCCCATGGTGGACCTGTTGCACTACGGCACTCCGCAGTGGCTCGAGGGGGAGTTCGCCCACCCGGACTACCCCAAGCGCGTCGCCGAGTACTCGGTCGCTGTGGCCGAGCGGTATGCGGATACAGTCACCGACTACACCCCGGTGAACGAGCCGATGATCCACGCCCGGTTCTGCGGTGAGCTGGCCTACTGGCCGCCCTATCTCTCCGGCGAGGAGGGCCTCACCAGGATGGTCGCGGCGCTCGCAGACGGATTCGCGCGCACTCAGCACGGGATCGCCGAAGTGCTCGGTGATCGCGCAACCTTCGTGCACGTGGACGCGACCTCCCGGTTCTCCGGTGATGTGGACGGCGAGCACGCGGACAAGGTGCGGTTCCTACGCGAGCAGAGCTACGTCGTCGAGGATCTCGTCACGGGGCGTGTGCGCGACGGGCATCCGATGCTCGAGCACCTGCTCGCCCACGGGTTCTCGCCCGATCTGCTCGACCGGCTCGCCGGCGCGCCCGTGCTGCCGGACGTGATGGGTGTGAACTACTACCCGCGCCACTCGACCACCCTGGTGCAGGACGGGGTCTGGCACGCGGGCGGGTTCGTGGACCCGGCCCCGCAGATCGACGAGGGGATGCTCGGCCTGGAGGACGTGCTGCGTACCTACGCCGATCGCTACGGCGTGCCGGTAGCGCTGACCGAGACCTGTGTGACCGCCTCCGTCGGGGAGCGAGTGGCGTGGCTGGACGACTCGGTCGCGCTCGTGCACCGGATGCGGGAGGAGGGCGTGCCGATCGTCGGCTACACGTGGTGGCCGCTGTTCGACATGTACGAGTGGACCTACCGTCACGCGGACACGCCGCGGGAGGCCTCGCTGCTCACCATGGGGCTGTGGGACCTGGTCGAATCCGAGCAGGGCTTGTTGCGCCGTCGTAACCCCGTGGCCGATGCGTTTGCCCGCCATGCTGCCGCCGATCGGGCCGTGGCGCCTTCCTGA
- a CDS encoding IS110 family transposase, whose translation MTSLSDLVEVVIGVDTHVDTHTAAIIDAGTGGVLGQVQVAATPAGYAELVEFVDTHLRGEDEADIETDPCAATGGRAWAIEGTRSHGAGLTRHLQARGELVIEIDRPQRAKRRRGAKSDPIDAVRAAREALTREHLATPRSGGNRHALAILLSTRDSLVTEAGRAARQVFHLIITAPEPLRAKFAGKKLPAMITTAARLRTRPGQDIETTTTITILRDLARRAQDLTTQAAQYKKQIHHIVTSMRADLLDQPGIGPIVAARILCAWSHPGRIHSEAAFAMLAGVAPIPATSGRTTNRHRLNRHGDRQLNRALHVIVLTRLRHDPHTRAYAQRRTTQGRTHREITRCLKRYIARDIYRQLEHHNPTNTP comes from the coding sequence ATGACTAGTCTGAGTGATCTCGTCGAGGTTGTCATCGGGGTCGACACCCATGTCGATACCCATACCGCGGCGATCATCGATGCTGGCACCGGTGGGGTGCTCGGCCAGGTACAGGTCGCGGCCACCCCGGCGGGGTATGCCGAGCTGGTCGAGTTCGTCGATACCCACCTACGCGGTGAGGATGAGGCTGATATCGAGACCGATCCGTGCGCCGCCACTGGTGGACGGGCGTGGGCGATCGAGGGCACCCGCTCCCACGGGGCGGGTCTGACCCGACATCTACAGGCTCGTGGTGAGCTGGTCATCGAGATCGACCGCCCGCAACGGGCCAAGCGCCGCCGTGGAGCCAAGTCCGACCCGATCGACGCAGTCCGCGCCGCACGGGAAGCGTTAACCCGCGAGCACCTAGCCACCCCACGCTCAGGCGGGAACCGGCACGCCCTCGCGATCCTGCTGAGCACCCGAGACTCCCTCGTGACCGAAGCAGGCCGCGCCGCACGGCAAGTGTTCCACCTCATCATCACCGCCCCCGAACCCCTGCGAGCGAAGTTCGCCGGCAAGAAACTGCCCGCGATGATCACCACCGCCGCCCGGCTACGCACCCGGCCCGGTCAAGACATCGAGACCACCACCACGATCACCATCCTGCGCGACCTGGCCCGCCGCGCCCAAGACCTGACCACACAAGCGGCCCAGTACAAGAAACAGATCCACCACATCGTGACCAGCATGCGCGCCGACCTGCTCGATCAGCCCGGCATCGGCCCCATCGTGGCCGCACGAATCCTGTGCGCCTGGTCCCACCCCGGACGCATCCACTCCGAAGCCGCATTCGCCATGCTCGCCGGCGTCGCCCCCATCCCAGCCACCAGCGGCAGAACCACCAACCGACACCGCCTCAACCGCCACGGCGACCGCCAACTCAACCGAGCACTCCACGTCATCGTCCTGACCCGACTACGCCACGACCCACACACCCGCGCCTACGCCCAACGCCGCACCACCCAAGGCCGCACCCACCGCGAAATCACCCGCTGCCTCAAACGCTACATAGCCCGCGACATCTACCGACAACTCGAACACCACAACCCCACAAACACCCCTTGA
- a CDS encoding uridine kinase family protein, translating into MPPADSALFPVPDGARRYPRQVVLLTGPSGSGKSSLSRRLGLPVVALDDFYHDIETPGLPQRFGSVDWDAPQSWNAAAATAALVALCRDGEAQVPIYDIPTSRRTGTTTVVADDAPIVLAEGIFASELVASLRSEGVLADAICLVRPRLQTFWFRLLRDLAESRKPPVTLIRRGLAHYRAEPAKVRAWTAQGCRAASVAAAEADLRTLLTPS; encoded by the coding sequence GTGCCGCCCGCAGACTCCGCTCTCTTCCCCGTTCCCGACGGCGCCCGCCGGTACCCACGCCAGGTGGTCCTGCTCACGGGGCCGTCCGGGTCGGGCAAGAGCTCGTTGAGCCGGCGCCTGGGCCTGCCGGTGGTGGCGCTCGACGACTTCTATCACGACATCGAGACCCCCGGCTTGCCGCAACGGTTCGGGAGCGTGGACTGGGACGCGCCGCAGAGCTGGAACGCCGCCGCGGCGACGGCTGCACTGGTAGCCCTCTGCCGCGACGGTGAGGCGCAGGTGCCGATCTACGACATCCCCACCTCCCGCCGGACCGGAACCACCACGGTGGTGGCCGACGACGCACCGATCGTGCTCGCCGAGGGGATCTTCGCCAGTGAGCTGGTGGCGAGCCTGCGGTCCGAAGGGGTGCTCGCCGATGCGATCTGCCTCGTCCGGCCCCGGTTGCAGACCTTCTGGTTCCGGTTGCTGCGCGATCTGGCCGAGTCCCGCAAGCCTCCGGTGACGCTGATCCGCCGCGGTCTGGCGCACTACCGGGCCGAACCGGCGAAGGTACGAGCCTGGACGGCGCAGGGGTGCCGGGCCGCGAGCGTCGCCGCCGCCGAGGCTGATCTGCGCACCCTCCTCACCCCCTCCTGA